The following proteins come from a genomic window of Micromonospora echinofusca:
- a CDS encoding DUF456 domain-containing protein has product MSLTDSEAAVAVLAGIAILAGLAGVVVPGLPALPLCWGGVLIWAVFGGAGPGRWAVLAAATVVVAGGTVVKYAWPGRNLKRTGVPTSSLLAGGLLGLVGFFVIPVVGLVLGFVGGVWAAERLRLGDSRLAWPATKQAVTAAGLSMLVEFLAGLLVAGLWVAGLLLT; this is encoded by the coding sequence ATGAGCCTTACGGACAGCGAGGCGGCGGTCGCCGTACTCGCCGGGATCGCGATCCTCGCCGGGCTCGCCGGCGTGGTGGTGCCCGGCCTGCCTGCGCTGCCGCTGTGCTGGGGCGGGGTGCTGATCTGGGCGGTCTTCGGCGGCGCCGGGCCCGGCCGGTGGGCGGTGCTCGCCGCCGCGACCGTTGTCGTGGCCGGTGGCACCGTCGTCAAGTACGCCTGGCCGGGGCGGAACCTGAAACGTACCGGCGTGCCCACCTCCTCGCTGCTCGCCGGGGGGCTGCTGGGGCTGGTCGGCTTCTTCGTGATCCCGGTGGTCGGGCTGGTGCTCGGCTTCGTCGGCGGGGTGTGGGCGGCGGAGCGGCTGCGCCTGGGCGACTCCCGGCTGGCCTGGCCCGCCACGAAGCAGGCGGTGACGGCGGCCGGCCTGTCCATGCTGGTCGAGTTCCTCGCCGGCCTGCTCGTCGCCGGGCTCTGGGTGGCGGGCCTGCTACTCACCTGA
- a CDS encoding putative bifunctional diguanylate cyclase/phosphodiesterase, with the protein MAAVPEPGGDDLSRSGAQRYAAEWARAVRRLGFVPLSAAETERLLHLHTVRLAQALLAEPFSALPAEEVGRALVEEHLTEPRVLDWSVRALGDRFAARVLSGRAHRDETAERVAALQGGLAAGFARALRDRTFAQQERIARSAWQARDDVEQALRDSEARFRAVFVGAATGIGIAGVDGLIIDVNQAFADMLGYSIEELRQTDVAALFHPDDAAGMWELYQELIEGKQDRARVEKRYYRKDGSVVWTDLSVSLIRHDDGRPRFTVAMIEDITERYELQQRLRFQALHDPLTGLPNRTLFFETLGRVFAVADASRRVGVCFLDLDGFKAVNDSLGHDLGDRLLVVIARRLADCVAGRGHLVARMGGDEFVILVDDGAGIDDAVRVAEVALAAVSAPVRIGEHQLAVSASIGIVECPVGGTSASELMKAADTTLYWAKAEGRGRWAVYDPERGARDIARSALAAGLPAALDRGEFVVHYQPIVSLLEGSMLAVEALVRWQHPELGLIGPDRFIGLAEETGLIVRLGEWVLRQACRDAEAWRREFPRAQLVVSVNLAARQADDPGIVDTVADALTSTGLPADLLQLELTESAVMGTAGEPLRSLHRLATLGVRMAIDDFGTGYSNLAYLRRLPIHCLKLAGPFVEGIRGEDADATADHRDERIVDALVRLAHALELWVTAEAVETGVQAERLRALRCDTGQGRFFGPPAPASEITERLRAEDRGATA; encoded by the coding sequence AACGGCTGCTGCACCTGCACACCGTCCGGCTCGCCCAGGCCCTGCTGGCCGAGCCGTTCTCGGCCCTGCCGGCCGAGGAGGTGGGGCGCGCGCTGGTCGAGGAGCACCTGACCGAGCCCCGGGTGCTCGACTGGTCGGTGCGGGCCCTCGGCGACCGGTTCGCCGCCCGGGTGCTGTCGGGTCGGGCCCACCGGGACGAGACGGCGGAACGGGTCGCGGCGTTGCAGGGCGGGCTCGCCGCCGGCTTCGCCCGGGCCCTGCGCGACCGTACCTTCGCCCAGCAGGAGCGGATCGCCCGCTCCGCCTGGCAGGCCCGCGACGACGTGGAGCAGGCCCTGCGTGACAGCGAGGCCCGGTTCCGGGCGGTCTTCGTGGGTGCGGCCACGGGGATCGGCATCGCCGGTGTCGACGGTCTGATCATCGACGTCAACCAGGCGTTCGCGGACATGCTCGGCTACTCCATCGAGGAGCTGAGGCAGACCGACGTGGCGGCGCTGTTCCACCCCGACGACGCGGCCGGGATGTGGGAGCTCTACCAGGAGTTGATCGAGGGCAAGCAGGACAGGGCCCGGGTGGAGAAGCGCTACTACCGCAAGGACGGCAGCGTGGTCTGGACGGACCTGTCCGTCTCGTTGATCCGCCACGACGACGGCCGGCCCCGGTTCACCGTCGCGATGATCGAGGACATCACCGAGCGGTACGAGCTCCAGCAGCGGCTGCGCTTCCAGGCGCTGCACGACCCGCTCACCGGGCTGCCCAACCGGACCCTGTTCTTCGAGACCCTGGGCCGGGTCTTCGCCGTCGCCGACGCGAGCCGGCGTGTCGGGGTCTGCTTCCTCGACCTGGACGGCTTCAAGGCGGTCAACGACAGCCTCGGCCACGACCTGGGCGACCGGCTGCTCGTGGTGATCGCCCGGCGGCTGGCCGACTGCGTCGCCGGCCGGGGCCACCTCGTCGCCCGGATGGGCGGGGACGAGTTCGTCATCCTGGTCGACGACGGCGCCGGGATCGACGACGCGGTGCGGGTCGCCGAGGTGGCCCTGGCGGCGGTGTCCGCCCCGGTCCGCATCGGCGAGCACCAGCTCGCGGTGTCGGCGAGCATCGGCATCGTCGAGTGCCCGGTCGGCGGGACGAGCGCCTCGGAGCTGATGAAGGCCGCCGACACCACGCTCTACTGGGCCAAGGCGGAGGGGCGCGGCCGGTGGGCGGTCTACGACCCGGAGCGCGGCGCCCGCGACATCGCCCGCTCCGCCCTCGCCGCCGGGCTGCCGGCGGCGCTGGACCGGGGCGAGTTCGTGGTGCACTACCAGCCGATCGTGTCCCTGCTGGAGGGCTCGATGCTGGCCGTGGAGGCGCTGGTGCGCTGGCAGCACCCTGAGCTGGGGCTGATCGGGCCGGACCGCTTCATCGGGCTGGCCGAGGAGACCGGCCTCATCGTCCGGCTCGGCGAGTGGGTGCTGCGGCAGGCCTGCCGGGACGCCGAGGCGTGGCGGCGCGAGTTCCCCCGGGCCCAGCTGGTCGTCAGCGTCAACCTGGCCGCCCGGCAGGCCGACGACCCGGGGATCGTCGACACCGTCGCCGACGCGCTGACGTCCACCGGTCTGCCGGCGGACCTGCTGCAACTGGAGCTGACCGAGAGCGCGGTGATGGGCACCGCCGGGGAGCCGCTGCGGTCGCTGCACCGGCTGGCCACCCTGGGCGTACGGATGGCCATCGACGACTTCGGCACCGGCTACTCCAACCTGGCGTACCTGCGCCGGTTGCCGATCCACTGCCTGAAGCTGGCGGGGCCGTTCGTCGAGGGCATCCGGGGCGAGGACGCCGACGCGACGGCCGACCACCGCGACGAGCGGATCGTGGACGCGCTGGTCCGGCTGGCGCACGCGCTGGAGCTGTGGGTGACCGCCGAGGCGGTGGAGACCGGGGTGCAGGCGGAGCGGCTGCGCGCGCTGCGCTGCGACACCGGGCAGGGACGGTTCTTCGGCCCACCCGCCCCGGCGAGCGAGATCACCGAGCGGCTGCGCGCCGAGGACCGGGGAGCGACGGCATGA